Below is a window of Fimbriimonadia bacterium DNA.
ACCATTCGGGCTTTCTAGGTCGGGCGATTAGCTCAGTGGTAGAGCGCTTCGTTCACATCGAAGAAGTCACTGGTTCGAATCCAGTATCGCCCACCATCTTCCCTCGGACGAAATTTGGCCGGTCAATGCATGCTTCGGGAACCGGCGCGACGCCACAACCAGAAAACCACGGTCTCTCGCGCCACCGGTAGCTGCGCCCCCGTAGCCGCAACGGCGCCGCCAGAAGGAAGCCACGGGCGAATGGAGAAACCATTCGCATCGCCCGCATCGGAGCCGCACACATGCTCTGTACATTCCTCGCCACAGGGGGATTGATTGCCATGGCCTCGACCATCGGCCACATCACGCAGGGAGACGAGCCGCATCCCGCTTCCACCCTGCTCTGGTACCGCACGCCCGCCGCGGTCTTCACCGAAGCCCTGCCCATCGGCAACGGACGGCTGGGCGGCATGGTGTACGGTCGCACGGCGCACGAGTTGGTTCGCTTGAACGAGGATACGGTCTGGACCGGGGGCCCCTACGACCCTCATGGAGCCGGCAAGGGCGCAGCCACGCTTCCCGAGATCCGGCGCTTGGTGTTCGAGGGCAAGGGCCGCGAGGCCGAAGAACTCTTCGAAAAGGAGATGATGTCGAAAACCTGGGAGATGGCATCCTACCAGCCTCTCGGCGATCTCGAACTATGGTTTCCGGGGCACGACACCGTAACCGACTACCGCCGTGAGCTGGATCTAGACACTGCTATCGCCACCGTCACCTATCGAGTCGGGGAAACCAGCTACCGCCGTGAGTACCTCTGCTCGCCGGTGGATCAGGTGCTGGTAGTGCGCATAACAGCGGACAAGCCTGGTGCCGTGTCCGTGGATGCAACGTTGCGCGGTCGCACCAACACGAAGTATGCAACCGACGCTGAGTTTCGTATAAGTAGCGAGAAGCCTGACACGATTATCTTGTCCGGCAAAACGGCATCGTACGCGGAGGCAGGGGGCGTCGTCTATGAAGCTCGCTTGGTGAGCAAGAGCGATGGTGGCGGCATGTCGCTCGTCCGTACATCGGAACACGACACGCTGCGAGTGCGAAATGCCGATTCGGTGACGCTACTGGTTACCGCCGCCACCAACTTCGGCACTTTCCGGGAGTGGGGGAGCGACCCCTCGACAAAGAACCGTGACACGCTGGCCGAGGCCGGTTCTCGCTCCTATGACCGCATCCGCGAGGAACATGTGGCCGCGCACCGGACGCTCTTTCGCCGTGTCACACTCGATCTGGGCGAAACGACCCACTCGGCGCTGCCTACCAACGAGAGGTTCGCCGCGTTTGCCGAAGGTCGTGACCCCGCACTGCCGGCGCTCTACTTCCAGTTCGGCCGTTACCTACTCATCTCGTCGTCTCGGCCCGGCGATCAGCCGGCCAACCTGCAGGGTTTGTGGAACGAGGACATGAACCCGGCGTGGGGCTGCAAGTACACCACGAACATCAACGCCGAGATGAACTATTGGCCGGCCGAGGTATGTAACCTGTCAGAGTGTCATGAGCCGCTATTCGACCTGATCCGCGACCTATCGATCGCGGGGGCGGAGACCGCTAAGCGCAACTGGGGTGCTTCGGGCTGGGTCCTGGGGCATAACACCGACCTGTGGCGTGCGACGGCACCGATCCACGGAGCGTACTGGGCCGCGTGGCACACTGGGGCGGCATGGCTTTGCACACACCTATGGGAGCGCTACCAGTTCTCGGGCGACGAGGCCTTCCTGGCCACGGTGTATCCGGTCATGAAAGGGGCGGCGCAGTTCTTCCTGGACACGTTGATAGAGCATCCGAAGTATGGGTGGCTCGTTACGTGCCCCAGTAGCTCGCCGGAGAACGGTCCGGGGGGCGACAAGGCCTGGAAGTGGAACCCCGATGGTACCTACGTGAAGCCCGTGGGCATCTGTGCAGGCCCGGCGGTGGACACCCAGATCCTGAGCGAGTTCCTCGCACAGTGTGCCCAGGCAGCGACCATTCTCGAGACCGATGCCGAGTTCCGAGACAAGCTCCTGGCCGCGCGAGCGAAGCTACCACCTATGCAGATCGGCAAACACGGTCAGTTGCAGGAGTGGCTCGAGGACCTGGACGACCCGAACGACAAACACCGGCACGTCTCGCACATGTGGGGCGTATGCCCAGGAGTGACCATCTCTCCCCACAAGACACCGGATCTCGCGAACGCCGCGAGGCAATCACTGAATATGAGGGGTGACGAAGGGCCAGGCTGGTCCATGGCATGGAAGATTAATCTGTGGGCCAGGCTCCTCGATGGCGAGCACGCTTATACGCTGATCCGAAAAGCACTCACGCTGTCCGAGGACTCCCTTGTCACGCCCCCACGCGGAGGCACCTATCCCAACCTATTCTGCTGCCACCCGCCCTTCCAGATTGATGGCAACCTCGGAGCTACCGCGGGAATAGCCGAGATGCTGCTTCAAAGCCACCTCGGAGAGATTCACTTGCTACCCGCCCTGCCCTCTGCTTGGTCTACCGGGTCGTTCTCCGGGCTGCGGGCGCGCGGTGGCTTCGAGGTGTCCGCACGCTGGGCGGACGGGAAGCTGGTGGAAGCCACCATCCGCTCGTCGAGAGGTGGGGTGGCGAACGTGAGGGTAGGGCAGCAAGTAGTGGTAACGCGCGACGGCCAAGCTGTCCTCGCCCGCAAGCCCGAGCCAGGCGTGATTCAGTTCGATACGATTGCCGGTGAGACGTACCTCCTCCGTGCGAAGTAGGTTTCCGGCTAGCGGACTCGTTCCGGAGGACTACTAGCCGCTTGCGGGTACCCGCCTTCCTTACCGTCATCCCGCCGCTGTGATACGAGCGGCCCCTCGAAAGCGGGCGTGTTGGGCGACGGAAGGCCCAATCCGTCGCGTGTGCTCCTAGCTGCCGCGCTAGGAGCAACGTAACTCGAAATCGAGAAGGTACCGCTTACGGTCGGTGCCGCCTGCGTACCCGGTAAGGCAGCCGCGCGTTCCCACCACCCTATGGCATGGTATGATGATGGAGATGGGATTCCTCGCGATGGCCCCCGCCACCGCCCGCACGGCATCCGGCCGGCCCAGGCACCTCGCCAGCGCACCGTAGGTGGTGGTAGTCCCGTAGGGGACATCCAGCAGCTCATGCCACACCTCGCGCTGGAACTCCGTACCTTCTAAGCAGAGCGGCAGATCGAACTCCCGCAACACCCCGTCAAAGTATGCGCGTAGCTGCTCCTCCGCTCGACGGAGAATCGGTACGTCCGATCCGAACACCCATTCGGCTGCAGCTACGGGACCGCGCCTGTGATCTTCGAAGTACACCCCCGTCAGTTCGTCACGGTTCGATAGCAGCAACAGCGGTCCTACCGGAAACGCGACCTTCCTCGCATACACCACCCTAGCCTCCGGGCGCGATGTCCCACTCGGGCGTGCTCGCAGACACCGTATACCAGGAGACGGCGCGACCGTTCACGTGGGCCTCCCACTCGTGCCCCACGTAGGAGTGTTGACGCACCTCTTGCCCGGGCGCGAGGTCGTGGTACTTTCGCAGCGACCCCGAGCCCT
It encodes the following:
- a CDS encoding methylated-DNA--[protein]-cysteine S-methyltransferase, with the protein product MVYARKVAFPVGPLLLLSNRDELTGVYFEDHRRGPVAAAEWVFGSDVPILRRAEEQLRAYFDGVLREFDLPLCLEGTEFQREVWHELLDVPYGTTTTYGALARCLGRPDAVRAVAGAIARNPISIIIPCHRVVGTRGCLTGYAGGTDRKRYLLDFELRCS
- a CDS encoding glycoside hydrolase family 95 protein, which codes for MLCTFLATGGLIAMASTIGHITQGDEPHPASTLLWYRTPAAVFTEALPIGNGRLGGMVYGRTAHELVRLNEDTVWTGGPYDPHGAGKGAATLPEIRRLVFEGKGREAEELFEKEMMSKTWEMASYQPLGDLELWFPGHDTVTDYRRELDLDTAIATVTYRVGETSYRREYLCSPVDQVLVVRITADKPGAVSVDATLRGRTNTKYATDAEFRISSEKPDTIILSGKTASYAEAGGVVYEARLVSKSDGGGMSLVRTSEHDTLRVRNADSVTLLVTAATNFGTFREWGSDPSTKNRDTLAEAGSRSYDRIREEHVAAHRTLFRRVTLDLGETTHSALPTNERFAAFAEGRDPALPALYFQFGRYLLISSSRPGDQPANLQGLWNEDMNPAWGCKYTTNINAEMNYWPAEVCNLSECHEPLFDLIRDLSIAGAETAKRNWGASGWVLGHNTDLWRATAPIHGAYWAAWHTGAAWLCTHLWERYQFSGDEAFLATVYPVMKGAAQFFLDTLIEHPKYGWLVTCPSSSPENGPGGDKAWKWNPDGTYVKPVGICAGPAVDTQILSEFLAQCAQAATILETDAEFRDKLLAARAKLPPMQIGKHGQLQEWLEDLDDPNDKHRHVSHMWGVCPGVTISPHKTPDLANAARQSLNMRGDEGPGWSMAWKINLWARLLDGEHAYTLIRKALTLSEDSLVTPPRGGTYPNLFCCHPPFQIDGNLGATAGIAEMLLQSHLGEIHLLPALPSAWSTGSFSGLRARGGFEVSARWADGKLVEATIRSSRGGVANVRVGQQVVVTRDGQAVLARKPEPGVIQFDTIAGETYLLRAK